The following coding sequences are from one Danaus plexippus chromosome 13 unlocalized genomic scaffold, MEX_DaPlex mxdp_15, whole genome shotgun sequence window:
- the LOC116769997 gene encoding uncharacterized protein LOC116769997 isoform X1, whose protein sequence is MSEGDVSLIRDEDVLRRMWQQTEDFSRKKEIRAHMYRLREERLRNLYSPDPGAAAKGCDFTSTQGHVKSFADQSFQSMKSKEVRDAGSPPKEFTYSGQELGDLSNAGWNVESENRTSDDGHTHIKSVNANIEGTYDVDGGRGQFAAVDNNKEAVTEYDDGNTSLRRKENVSNTAAHEQVVRKTDDGTHFSSTTKSSSSSSKYEQISSKHETVPYEIKDDYDLQSQKSYDIHRGDEVTDTNTNRFTKSNLTSQNLSSDYEHAELVSRKVEYPDENTKVIVETRCLPDGTKVTSTRREFRAPAVQTSRSEHRSQNTRTESKSSTYESTQKRSQVNETMSKYFHEDIDNKQNDIVETQRNIDEFDFKRNKDNQDMMSNNDKLYKTNRNIDESTNLQREIHTTDNGDSTQPDPHKYNSVISNVQERENIAIRKNIVEERQIEKSTYQTEYSLRKISDDLSPAHQAWASTLRSDTPSRPSTRATSPGSKTFKSSTSSLRSSVSPDKINYKPSSRGNSPNKVNKTININNIVESHSSTNSTKTTDKHTTRYASPDRKPSRSSISPEKNYTPHRSSLSPDKIIKSDRPKSPVKQNLKEKSPSRSTTSPEGRPTPKISRPRSVSPQKQNIIEETEIDTDYSTHNRNATANETYFKETHRSPSPKTRKNKSMSPEPEAITVNSSNNEPNYMRPSAASKPKSTSTTNNITSQSPELKSFETRTNEMTKEHYKFIDEETKMYTRNAAERIENITTKVQKSKTSKEQSQNVPENIKMRKQSPSPDKQCDPNDVQNEFVESEPLKKEHKDVSSKSKTPTRSLSPEKVAKRDQSPLKDERILEKSRSPSPQKKIPKSDSDLKTKKVLEPNKTEALENEGIKEPIKSKTPSRNTSPEKNIKTNDKPSTTSPSSKVKSPSPNRSIATTVNFNIKQETHVSDSLDVTIKNDTLDNSVTNTCDITTGNQVDRPTKYQQPRDLSPKKNFGTGLPEVPRRNSKSPSPYRRLSPSKDICNQQDLQRQNNRDKNSEIETDLTRTDVKNKGDIRSVSPQKNTNKSPRSVSPQKNMKETSFRDTKNFIDIEKQNEEVNKKTLRERPRQLITPSTSPSRKPKYNDNSPSSEQSSPTTSASGFVYFGSPGVENKNVRDVESHTYHSANREEINNELTTQTTTSRIPCRSPSPEKRPSVKESLPRKSSLKKPSYPQISPTEKPPSSFLVSPNIENKDFTEHKVTIKDQPDEKVKDIKQKPPFERRETYEERCRKILGMMNTDSSNTEIEKQKEFDSTNSSPSVSPCRSPSSEKETSEHFKKPTVVHEQQQMDTKEREERKITISEQENITTSKSLPKKMTPSVGKIDKMILQTNEYDVVTKSSLRDVTPSTDKTKINPNDMKPKDCELKLTPKIIPDTLKSTKCDNLSGQPNPVLKTINHVQELEREPKPVLDKGLITSGSPGKDKKNEITAEDNSTHKENMYPDIKDDFELKPTSLSSTSIQRKEKVDTQKTYDLIEKEKEVMEKIQNSLRKLSPVRNQKKDHDTITESSCSLKSLDIESKNVETNYVLSSDCEEIVKEKKISKNDSDIENKRPKPQKLSGKPPSRNVSPTKNNLNSSPVSPKKPLSPIERPKSPQVPKTNKLKPKDQGTGITRKTNLTSPTKLDKSVISDTKKVLPNKQVIYGKPSTEKTTPSKTVQSSLYKNTEQEVKRAATPKTVARDVGKKDLNSKFDRTSSDTNLKTKKTSSQRPKTRPDIQVNDISAPRIVKQTSIPKSPKSSNYHTQTKLPSNKPKSATTLNTTIDDDDVIIDVQQAKSSRENSPDRICPTPIGFSEDDGSPRFPDEVNEPDDETQKRTYQTIHETESLVDDIVEICEDEELFVKKTDVNDMNETENNVLRVSDNVSQLTEKIVNVNKAKYSTKLFKETEKDSHFDDLDDKLKSDDCLLSVSEKVNKFARGRVDIKDNRSPSRNITDEYDKHTTYQDDYTKLSVNDKAHLFIETAENVKVTKPKSVQKIERPNLSDVDDELKKDDCLLSVSDKVNKFVRTAEQFLSETHETEEKEKKILEEHEKIMKKIIGNIDDNSSELHREKDEVDETLKDSIKGATAIPSKIKNLDYTNQTPSNKEPAVKITTLRSSEAVKKAKALFENISSTSQKVKESSKTPPKSHTVLSKKVAKPESPVIKPSADNNIITNETDNITVKVVDKKNKEVKTVEYEKTSQNIEDQAGPISSDRIHTKSPSRVITDTTSVVTKVYKNTTKQTHPEKLDKPIDKVPGYQRPTKTTQSKEEPKVVEDNEVSSRRGSGKFGVELRRTSTERTSSSERRRSSIEHHQPCIEDIYDVDLLEQMLEKVVGYEQRRRIRAQIRVAKKQTETSTISKTKHIVPKITKTKSPDRPGNRSPDRKMPTEKHKSPERHAKSPLPKGTSPERDVRTKHQITASSKSDNDKIIEHEKTTLRDTPQRTHSPDKLSPKLSRNSKSPMRQPSPDKRSRPVSPTKTPTHTVKPKSNRFNDYASAYMKKVGINNSEKLKDAKSKKTTSAEDVKTKRIKTEENSEVAHSSTLSRKTTEVTCTKDVIEIIEVNGNRSPTRDTHVPDTKKHNIKCSSPERKVVSPEPKSQVHELQHRSPERSPSPVKRQKSDINKNVGKKETIIKTVYDIEKKIPQKQKQEEKPSWVTNRNLKKVTAETRTFSSKKIEPEKPKYRAHSPSKAISKPIDVITSSYGPGPVDADGRPLFGIKALRNGASNYQVKGTVIRQEFHSRNGGEPEGTVSVTAYSTEPEDLERLLQAQGEKPSRLHGLSAITTTKKFGGDTGTTLREAHNKEDRAVLDQFTHSDRKVTENKILTSSNHDRKQKNYGHTETVQIIEIDEEDKINRVAGENETFYKHDTKELKKEASEKELKYNKSQKETREKKPDTESNKRGLEKMERSARVERRSDEKKTVRQNSVKSLTEKFIKNASETAKCERTTYPKAGLILRTSTVKDCASSDSSTHAGLTRGDSEHSLDSMDEVITTTNTEKVSTEDGMRTTTTTTTTRTGSRTQERSFLDSSTKVTGVQDILTRMKNADIVIEDGDTCEDTEARALLNKFLGATVLMAGMQSYVTEKPSGKVIIKQETVQSSGGKVTSSRLNEEFDIDQCWDERVLKKLLEESTDYEQRRRLRARIRTLMAEQEACASAVTEALAAAGESTETEEQSGEREEEEVTTITTSSVRKNSFEKTVSSTTTKNSKVIESMTRPAPKPVSPFAKFRQLEKQNSTNSPNSPKSPQSPGSPSQPYFKFTDPALQASAVTIKERLLQWCRDKTRDYENVKLENFSTSWSDGLAFCALLHHFLPDAFDYSSLSADSRRHNFTLAFKIADEKAGIYPLLDVDDMVAMRKPDWKCVFTYVQSIYRRFKDER, encoded by the exons ATGTCCGAAGGAGACGTGTCGCTGATACGCGACGAAGACGTTCTACGGCGAATG TGGCAACAAACGGAGGACTTCTCACGTAAGAAAGAGATCCGCGCTCACATGTACCGGCTCCGAGAGGAGAGGCTGAGGAATCTCTACTCGCCCGACCCCGGTGCCGCCGCTAAAG GTTGTGACTTTACATCCACGCAAGGACACGTGAAGTCGTTCGCGGACCAGAGCTTCCAATCCATGAAGAGTAAGGAAGTGCGAGACGCGGGCTCTCCGCCCAAGGAGTTCACTTACAGCGGCCAAG AACTGGGGGACCTCTCCAACGCTGGCTGGAATGTCGAATCTGAAAACAGAACCTCCGATGACGGCCACACGCACATAAAGTCAGTTAACGCGAACATCGAGGGCACGTATGACGTCGACGGAGGACGGGGACAGTTTGCTGCAGTCGATAACAATAAAGAAGCCGTTACTGAATATGACGACGGAAATACCAGTTTGAGACGCAAAGAGAACGTTTCTAACACGGCAGCTCATGAACAAGTTGTGCGTAAAACTGATGATGGAACTCATTTTTCTTCAACGACAAAATCTTCGTCCTCTTCTTCTAAGTACGAACAGATATCCTCCAAACATGAGACGGTTCCGTACGAAATAAAAGATGACTATGATCTACAGTCACAAAAATCGTATGATATTCATCGTGGTGATGAAGTTACCGATACAAATACCAATAGGTTTAcaaaatctaatttaactTCTCAAAACTTATCATCTGATTATGAACACGCAGAATTAGTTTCCAGAAAAGTCGAATATCCGGATGAAAACACGAAGGTTATCGTGGAAACGAGATGTCTACCTGATGGAACAAAAGTGACCAGCACCCGTCGGGAGTTCCGAGCTCCGGCAGTACAGACCAGCCGCAGTGAGCACCGGTCCCAAAACACGAGAACTGAAAGTAAATCCTCTACATATGAGTCAACACAAAAACGATCACAAGTTAACGAGACAATGTCTAAATACTTTCATGaagatattgataataaacaaaacgaTATTGTAGAAACACAAAGAAATATTGATgagtttgattttaaaagaaataaagacaATCAAGACATGATGAGCAATAACGATAAACTGTATAAAACTAACCGCAACATTGATGAATCAACAAACCTACAAAGAGAAATACATACAACAGATAATGGTGACAGCACTCAACCTGATCCTCATAAATACAACAGTGTAATAAGCAATGTCCAAGAACGAGAGAATATTGCCATTCGGAAAAACATAGTGGAAGAAAGACAAATAGAAAAGTCAACATATCAAACAGAGTATTCACTAAGAAAAATAAGCGATGATCTGAGTCCTGCCCACCAAGCCTGGGCTAGTACTCTTCGTTCCGATACACCATCAAGACCTTCTACGAGGGCGACATCTCCGGGAAGTAAAACATTCAAGTCTAGTACATCGTCGCTACGAAGTAGCGTTAGCCCTgacaaaatcaattataaaccATCTAGCCGAGGTAACAGCCCAAATAAagtcaataaaactattaatatcaaCAATATTGTTGAAAGTCATTCCTCCACAAACTCTACTAAAACAACCGATAAACATACTACCAGATATGCTAGTCCGGATCGAAAGCCATCTAGATCAAGCATTTCacctgaaaaaaattatactccACATAGATCTAGTCTTAGCCCAGACAAGATAATCAAATCCGACAGACCAAAGTCACCTGTAAAACAAAACCTTAAAGAAAAGTCTCCTTCAAGGTCAACAACAAGTCCAGAAGGAAGACCTACTCCAAAAATTTCTCGTCCACGATCCGTATCGCCCCAGAAACAGAATATCATAGAAGAAACTGAAATTGATACTGATTATTCTACGCATAATAGAAACGCAACTGCAAACGAGACATACTTTAAGGAAACACATAGAAGTCCAAGTCCTAAAACAAGAAAGAACAAATCCATGTCGCCGGAACCGGAAGCTATAACGGTTAATTCTTCAAACAATGAACCTAATTATATGAGACCATCAGCTGCCAGCAAACCAAAATCAACTTCTACTACGAATAATATCACATCACAAAGCCCAGAACTTAAGTCGTTTGAAACTAGAACCAATGAAATGACTAAAGAACACTATAAGTTTATAGAtgaagaaacaaaaatgtacACTCGAAACGCTGCTGAacgaattgaaaatataacaacaaaagttCAAAAATCTAAAACATCTAAAGAACAGAGTCAAAATGTgccagaaaatataaaaatgcgtAAACAATCGCCTAGCCCTGATAAACAGTGCGACCCAAATGATGTTCAAAATGAGTTTGTTGAATCTGAACCACTAAAAAAGGAACATAAAGATGTATCGTCTAAAAGTAAGACTCCTACTAGAAGTTTATCTCCGGAAAAAGTAGCTAAAAGGGATCAATCTCCTTTAAAAGACGAACGGATATTAGAAAAAAGTAGGAGTCCTTCtcctcaaaaaaaaattcctaaaagtgattctgatttaaaaactaaaaaggtATTAGAACCTAATAAAACTGAAGCTCTCGAAAACGAGGGCATTAAAGAGCCGATTAAATCAAAAACACCTTCAAGAAATACATCTCctgaaaagaatataaaaacaaatgataaaCCATCCACAACTTCTCCCAGTTCAAAAGTAAAAAGCCCTTCACCAAATCGATCCATTGCCACTACCGTGAATTTTAACATCAAACAAGAAACACATGTTTCAGATTCTTTAGatgtaactattaaaaatgatacatTAGACAACTCTGTCACTAATACCTGTGATATAACTACGGGAAACCAAGTAGACAGACCTACTAAATATCAACAACCAAGAGACCTATCTCCGAAAAAGAACTTTGGAACTGGTTTACCAGAGGTTCCTCGCCGTAACTCAAAGAGTCCTTCACCATATCGTCGACTGTCTCCTTCAAAGGATATATGTAACCAACAAGACCTTCAAAGACAAAATAATCGCGATAAAAATAGTGAAATTGAAACAGATTTAACAAGAActgatgtaaaaaataaaggtgATATTAGATCTGTTTCtccacaaaaaaatacaaataaatctcCTCGAAGTGTTTCTCCTCAAAAGAATATGAAAGAAACAAGTTTTAGAGATACCaagaattttattgatatagaaAAGCAAAACGAGGAAGTAAACAAAAAGACATTAAGAGAACGTCCAAGACAACTTATAACTCCTTCAACAAGTCCTAGTAGAAAacctaaatataatgataattccCCATCCTCTGAACAAAGCTCTCCCACAACTTCCGCAAgtggttttgtttattttggcTCTCCAGGTGttgaaaacaaaaacgttCGGGATGTTGAAAGTCACACATATCACTCAGCTAATagagaagaaataaataatgaattaactaCACAAACCACGACATCTAGGATTCCTTGTAGATCACCATCGCCTGAAAAACGGCCATCTGTTAAGGAAAGCCTTCCCCGTAAGAGCTCACTTAAGAAGCCTTCTTATCCACAAATATCGCCCACGGAAAAACCACCGTCAAGTTTTCTTGTTTCAcctaatatagaaaataaagattttacaGAACATAAAGTAACTATAAAGGATCAACCCGATGAGAAAGTGAAGGATATCAAACAAAAACCTCCATTTGAAAGAAGAGAAACTTATGAAGAGCGATGCCGAAAAATACTAGGCATGATGAATACAGATTCCTCAAATACTGAAATTGAGAAACAAAAGGAGTTTGATTCTACCAACAGTTCACCAAGTGTGTCTCCCTGTCGTAGTCCGTCTTCTGAAAAAGAAACATCTGAACATTTCAAAAAACCTACTGTTGTACATGAACAACAACAAATGGACACCAAAGAAAGAGAAGAGcgtaaaattacaatttcgGAACAAGAAAACATTACAACTTCTAAAAGTTTACCTAAAAAAATGACACCTAGTGTTggaaaaattgataaaatgattttacaaACCAACGAATATGATGTTGTTACAAAAAGTTCTTTACGAGACGTTACACCCTCAACcgataaaactaaaattaaccCAAATGATATGAAACCAAAAGATTGTGAACTAAAACTTACTCCTAAGATAATTCCAGACACTTTAAAATCTACTAAATGTGATAACTTGTCAGGCCAACCTAATCCTGTACTGAAGACAATTAACCATGTTCAGGAACTTGAGAGAGAACCTAAACCAGTTTTAGACAAGGGTTTGATAACATCTGGAAGTCCTGGTAAAGACAAAAAGAATGAAATTACGGCTGAAGACAATAGTACacacaaagaaaatatgtacCCAGATATAAAAGatgattttgaattaaaacctACATCACTAAGTTCGACTTCCATACAAAGAAAGGAGAAAGTTGATACCCAGAAAACATATGACttaattgaaaaagaaaaagaagtaatggaaaaaatacaaaattctttAAGAAAACTCTCTCCAGTACGTAATCAGAAAAAGGATCATGATACCATCACTGAATCATCTTGTTCTTTAAAGAGCTTAGATATTGAATCTAAAAATGTTGAAACTAATTATGTCTTATCAAGTGACTGTGAAGAAATAGTGaaggagaaaaaaataagtaaaaatgacagtgatatagaaaataaaagacCAAAACCTCAAAAACTGTCAGGTAAGCCCCCATCTAGAAATGTCTCAcctacaaaaaataatcttaattctTCTCCCGTATCACCAAAAAAACCACTGTCTCCGATAGAAAGGCCAAAATCTCCGCAGGttccaaaaacaaataagcTCAAACCAAAAGATCAGGGAACTGGAATCACACGTAAAACAAATCTTACATCTCCAACGAAATTAGACAAATCTGTTATCTCAGATACTAAAAAAGTTTTACCAAATAAGCAAGTAATTTATGGAAAACCATCCACAGAAAAAACAACTCCTAGCAAAACAGTACAAAGTTCCCTCTATAAAAATACGGAGCAAGAAGTTAAGCGTGCGGCTACTCCAAAGACTGTAGCTAGAGATGTTGggaaaaaagatttaaattcaaaatttgatAGAACTTCAAGTGACACTAAtcttaaaacaaagaaaacatCCTCTCAAAGGCCGAAAACTAGACCTGATATTCAAGTCAACGATATAAGTGCGCCTAGAATTGTAAAACAAACGTCCATACCAAAAAGTCCAAAATCGTCTAATTAtcacacacaaacaaaattaCCTTCAAATAAACCCAAATCTGCCACAACTTTAAATACAACCATCGATGACGATGACGTAATTATTGATGTTCAACAAGCCAAGTCATCGCGTGAAAATTCCCCTGACCGTATTTGCCCAACACCAATAGGATTTTCAGAGGATGATGGATCGCCTAGATTCCCTGATGAAGTCAACGAACCTGATGATGAAACACAGAAAAGGACCTACCAAACAATTCACGAAACTGAGTCTTTAGTCGACGATATAGTAGAAATATGTGAAGATGAAGAACTTTTTGTTAAGAAGACGGATGTAAATGATATGAATGAAACTGAGAATAACGTTCTTCGTGTCAGTGACAATGTATCTCAATTAACCGAAAAAATAGTAAACGTTAATAAAGCGAAATATTctacaaaactatttaaggAAACCGAAAAAGATAGTCATTTCGACGATTTAGATGATAAGTTAAAATCTGATGATTGTTTACTATCCGTATCcgaaaaagttaataaatttgctaGAGGAAGAGTAGACATAAAAGATAACAGAAGTCCATCTCGGAATATTACAGATGAATATGATAAGCATACGACCTATCAAGATGATTACACAAAGTTAAGTGTAAATGATAAAGCTCACTTGTTTATCGAAACTGCAGAGAAtgtaaaagtaacaaaacCTAAATCCGTGCAGAAAATTGAACGTCCCAACCTTAGCGACGTAgatgatgaattaaaaaaagacgACTGTCTATTAAGTGTATctgataaagtaaataaatttgtgagAACTGCAGAACAGTTTTTAAGCGAAACGCACGAGACAGaagagaaagaaaagaaaatactagaagaacatgaaaaaattatgaagaaaataattggTAACATTGATGATAATTCGTCGGAACTACATAGAGAAAAAGATGAAGTTGACGAGACATTAAAGGATAGCATTAAAGGAGCTACTGCAATtccttcaaaaattaaaaatcttgacTACACAAACCAAACTCCCTCTAACAAAGAACCTGCggtaaaaataacaacattacGTAGCAGTGAAGCAGTTAAAAAGGCTAAAgctttgtttgaaaatatatcatcaACAAGCCAAAAAGTAAAAGAATCATCTAAAACACCTCCTAAGTCGCATACAGTATTATCCAAAAAAGTTGCGAAACCTGAATCACCAGTTATCAAACCTTCagcagataataatattattaccaaCGAAACAGACAATATTACTGTCAAAGTTGttgataaaaagaataaagaaGTTAAAACTGTTGAATATGAAAAAACTTCTCAAAATATAGAAGATCAAGCAGGACCAATAAGTTCTGACAGAATTCACACAAAATCTCCCTCGCGTGTTATTACCGACACTACTTCAGTAGTTactaaagtttataaaaatactactaAGCAGACACATCCCGAGAAGCTTGATAAACCTATTGACAAAGTACCAGGTTACCAACGCCCAACAAAAACGACTCAAAGCAAGGAAGAGCCAAAGGTTGTTGAAGATAATGAAGTTAGTAGCCGACGTGGCAGTGGAAAATTTGGTGTTGAACTTCGCAGAACAAGCACAGAAAGAACCAGTAGCAGTGAGCGTCGCCGTAGTAGTATTGAACATCATCAGCCCTGTATAGAAGATATCTACGATGTAGACCTCCTAGAACAAATG ttGGAAAAAGTCGTAGGTTATGAACAGAGGCGGCGAATCAGAGCTCAAATACGTGTGGCAAAGAAACAAACTGAAACATCCACAAtatctaaaacaaaacatattgtaCCTAAAATAACCAAAACTAAATCTCCTGATCGTCCCGGTAACAGATCACCAGATAGAAAAATGCCTACTGAAAAACATAAATCTCCTGAAAGACACGCAAAGTCACCTTTACCAAAAGGTACGTCTCCTGAACGTGACGTAAGGACGAAACACCAAATTACTGCGTCATCTAAAAGCGACAATGACAAGATTATTGAACACGAAAAAACTACGTTACGAGATACGCCACAGAGAACACATAGCCCTGACAAATTATCTCCTAAATTATCAAGAAACTCCAAAAGCCCTATGCGCCAACCCAGTCCAGACAAACGATCCAGACCCGTCTCTCCCACTAAGACACCAACTCATACAGTCAAACCAAAATCTAATCGCTTTAACGATTATGCGTCAGCGTACATGAAAAAAGTAGGCATTAATAattctgaaaaattaaaagacgCTAAATCTAAGAAAACTACATCTGCTGAAGATGTAAAGACGAAGAGAATAAAAACGGAAGAGAACTCAGAAGTAGCGCATTCGTCAACGTTATCTCGTAAAACAACCGAAGTCACGTGTACTAAAGATGTTATTGAGATTATTGAAGTAAACGGAAACCGTTCACCAACACGTGACACTCATGTGCCAGATACaaagaaacataatataaagtgtTCTAGTCCTGAACGGAAGGTTGTTAGCCCAGAACCTAAATCTCAAGTACATGAACTACAACATCGAAGTCCAGAGAGATCGCCTAGTCCGGTTAAGCGGCAAAAATctgatatcaataaaaatgtagggaaaaaagaaactattattaaaacggTTTATGATATTGAGAAGAAAATACCTCAAAAACAAAAGCAAGAGGAAAAACCGTCGTGGGTCACAAACAGAAACTTGAAAAAGGTCACAGCTGAAACACGAACATTCAGTTCAAAGAAAATTGAACCCGAAAAGCCCAAGTATAGAGCTCATAGTCCTTCTAAGGCAATATCCAAACCTATAGATGTGATCACTTCAAGCTACGGCCCTGGCCCCGTGGACGCAGACGGTAGACCACTTTTTGGCATTAAAGCTTTAAGGAATGGAGCTTCAAATTATCAAG TGAAAGGCACAGTTATTCGTCAAGAGTTCCATTCGCGGAACGGAGGTGAACCAGAGGGTACTGTGTCGGTGACAGCGTATTCCACGGAGCCCGAAGACTTGGAACGCCTGTTGCAAGCCCAAGGAGAGAAACCTTCTCGTCTTCACGGGTTGTCAGCTATCACTACAACGAAGAAATTTGGTGGTGACACTGGAACTACGTTGCGGGAAGCTCACAAT AAGGAGGACCGTGCCGTTCTCGACCAGTTTACACATAGCGATCGTAAAGTTACTGAAAACAAAATCCTCACCAGTTCCAATCACGACAGGAAACAAAAGAATTACGGACATACAGAGACAGTACagattattgaaatagatgaggaagataaaataaacagagTGGCCGGTGAAAACGAGACCTTTTACAAACATGACACTAAAGAATTGAAAAAAGAGGCAAGTGAAAAggaacttaaatataataagagtcAAAAGGAGACCAGAGAGAAGAAACCGGACACGGAAAGTAACAAACGTGGACTGGAAAAGATGGAACGATCTGCAAGAGTGGAAAGACGATCTGACGAAAAGAAGACAGTAAGACAGAACTCTGTGAAGTCGCTcactgaaaaatttataaaaaatgcca GTGAGACTGCAAAGTGTGAACGAACTACGTATCCGAAGGCCGGCCTCATACTGCGAACCAGCACCGTGAAAGACTGTGCCTCCAGCGACTCTTCAACGCATGCCG GCCTCACCCGTGGGGACAGCGAACACAGTCTGGACTCTATGGACGAGGTGATCACTACCACCAACACGGAAAAGGTGTCCACCGAGGACGGGATGAGAACAACCACCACCACCACGACCACGAGGACCGGCTCCAGGACACAGGAGAGGTCCTTTCTGGACAGTTCAACCAAGGTCACCGGAGTACAGGACATCCTGACGAGGATGAAGAACGCTGACATCG TGATCGAAGACGGGGACACATGCGAGGACACGGAGGCGCGAGCTCTCCTCAACAAGTTCCTCGGAGCCACCGTCCTGATGGCCGGCATGCAGAGTTACGTCACCGAGAAACCGTCGGGGAAGGTCATAATTAAACAG